The sequence CCTGACCGCACCCTGAAAAACAGCGCCAGCGGTGCGCTGCTGATACCCGACTTCAAGAGCGGTTTTTACCGCGACAGCGCCGGTGTCGCAGTCCAGCCCGGCTTCAAGGTCAACGTCGGTTTCGATAATTTCACACGCGTATTCACCGACCAGGCCTTTCGCGGACCGTTCCTGCGCATCTTCGTCTGGACCGTCGTGTTCGCCGCGATCACGGTACTGACCACGCTCAGCCTGGGCATGGTGCTGGCGGTCCTGCTGAACTGGGAATCGCTGCGCTTTCGCGGGCTGTACCGCACGCTGCTGTTCCTGCCGTATGCAGTGCCGGGCTTCATTTCCATCCTGGTATTTCGCGGCCTGTTCAATAATAATTTCGGCGAGATCAACCTGATCCTCAATGCGCTGTTCGGCATCCAGCCGGCCTGGTTTTCGGATACCACGCTGGCCAAGGTGATGATCCTGATCGTCAATACCTGGCTCGGCTATCCGTACATGATGGTGCTGTGCATGGGGCTGATCAAGGCGATTCCGGCCGACCTGTACGAAGCCTCGGCGCTGGCCGGGGCCGGACCGCTGACCAACTTTTTCCGCATTACGCTACCGCTGATCATCAAGCCGCTCACGCCATTGCTGGTGGCGTCGTTCGCCTTCAACTTCAATAATTTCGTGCTGGTCAGCCTGCTCACCGGCGGACGGCCGGACTTCCTCGACACGACGGTTCCGGCCGGCACCACCGACTTGCTGGTGTCGTACACCTACCGGATCGCATTCGAGGATTCCGGCCAGAACTTCGGCCTGGCGGCGGCGATTTCGACGCTGATTTTCCTGCTGGTGGCAGCGCTGTCGGTGGTCAACATGAAGCTGGCGCGGGTCGACAAGCCGTGATGCATCGCTCACTGCAACGTACTTCGAGGAGTTTTTCATGGCTGTCGTAACCGACCGTTCCAATCGCTGGCGCGTGGTGCTCGCGCATCTGGCCGTGATCACGCTGATCTGCCTGGTGCTGTTTCCGTTTTTGATGATCTTGTCGATCTCGCTGCGACCGGGCAACTTCGCCAGCGGCAGCCTGATCCCGACCGAGATCAGTCTGGATCACTGGCGCCTGGCGCTCGGGATGTCGTACCAGGGACCGAACGGGGTGCTGGTCGAACCGGATTTTCCGGTGCTGCGCTGGCTGTGGAATTCAGTGAAGATCGCGACGATGACAGCCACCATCACACTGCTGCTATCGACCACTTGCGCGTATGCCTTTGCGCGCATGAAGTTCAAGTTCAAGTCGACCGCGCTGGCCGGCCTGCTGTTGCTGCAGATGTTCCCGGCGGTGCTGGCGCTGATTGCGATCTATACGATCTTCGACATGATAGGCACCTATGTGCCGTGGCTTGGCATCGATAGCCACGGTAGCCTGGTGCTGGCTTACACCGGCGGCATCGCGATGCATATCTGGACCATCAAGGGTTACTACGACACCATCCCCGTCGAGATCGAAGAAGCCGCCAAGGTCGATGGTGCGACCCCGTGGCAGGCCTTTCTGTATGTGCTGCTGCCGATGGCGGTGCCGATCCTGATGGTGGTTTTCCTGCTCGCATTCATCGGCGCGATCATCGAATA comes from Actimicrobium sp. CCC2.4 and encodes:
- the malG gene encoding maltose ABC transporter permease MalG codes for the protein MAVVTDRSNRWRVVLAHLAVITLICLVLFPFLMILSISLRPGNFASGSLIPTEISLDHWRLALGMSYQGPNGVLVEPDFPVLRWLWNSVKIATMTATITLLLSTTCAYAFARMKFKFKSTALAGLLLLQMFPAVLALIAIYTIFDMIGTYVPWLGIDSHGSLVLAYTGGIAMHIWTIKGYYDTIPVEIEEAAKVDGATPWQAFLYVLLPMAVPILMVVFLLAFIGAIIEYPVASVLLHEQNNLTLAVGSKLFLYEQKYLWGDFAAAAILSGLPITVVFLLAQKWMISGLTAGGVKG
- the malF gene encoding maltose ABC transporter permease MalF → MTGRTALRHALGPALLVLILLIGLYLATLLYTTGQTVLALVFLGALALTGFIYTSPRAYAYRYLFPGIGAAVVFVLFPLIYTVAIGFTNFSSTNLLSFERATQYLLDETRRGEGSNYAMTLHADGNAFRVRLQQADSELVYVTPALALHKKPPVTVALEPLAQTLLSAPLGIRDLIAQQPGLKVLTLTLPDGSALRSTGLRQFAATEKVWQRQPDRTLKNSASGALLIPDFKSGFYRDSAGVAVQPGFKVNVGFDNFTRVFTDQAFRGPFLRIFVWTVVFAAITVLTTLSLGMVLAVLLNWESLRFRGLYRTLLFLPYAVPGFISILVFRGLFNNNFGEINLILNALFGIQPAWFSDTTLAKVMILIVNTWLGYPYMMVLCMGLIKAIPADLYEASALAGAGPLTNFFRITLPLIIKPLTPLLVASFAFNFNNFVLVSLLTGGRPDFLDTTVPAGTTDLLVSYTYRIAFEDSGQNFGLAAAISTLIFLLVAALSVVNMKLARVDKP